From Kwoniella europaea PYCC6329 chromosome 3, complete sequence, one genomic window encodes:
- a CDS encoding protein-L-isoaspartate O-methyltransferase, with product MAWMSSGRSNAELIDKMVKNGLIISPQIAEAMRKVDRKNYVPDQMYAYEDSPQRIGFGATISAPHMHAHACENLLSFLPVANSPHTGAILDVGSGSGYLTAVLHHLAPHSLVVGIDHIQGLVGQSIKNLEKDGVPLGPEKNGKGGVIMICGDGRKGSPEHAPFSIIHVGAAAPEIPQPLIEQLAKPGRMFIPVGQGSQDIWQIDKSDTGEVTKKKLFGVMYVPLTDADKQWKSDL from the exons ATGGCCTGGATGTCTAGTGGGAGGAGCAATGCCGAG CTTATCGATAAAATGGTTAAGAACGGATTGATCATTTCCCCTCAAATCGCCGAG GCCATGCGTAAGGTCGACAGGAAGAATTATGTACCTGATCAAATGTACGCATATGAAGATTCCCCTCA ACGTATCGGTTTCGGAGCTACCATCTCTGCTCCACACATGCATGCTCACGCGTGTGAAAACCTCCTATCCTTCTTACCAGttgccaactcacctcataccGGTGCTATACTGGACGTAGGCAGTGGATCAGGATATC TTACTGCAGTTCTGCATCACCTAGCTCCCCATTCGCTCGTGGTAGGTATAGACCATATTCAAGGTCTCGTCGGCCAATCCATCAAGAACCTCGAGAAAGACGGAGTACCTCTCGGACCGGAGAAAAATGGAAAGGGAGGGGTGATCATGATTTGTGGAGATGGGAGGAAAGGTTCACCTGAACATGcaccattctcaatcatACATGTAGGAGCGGCTGCACCGGAGATACCTCAACCTCTAATTGAACAA CTGGCTAAGCCTGGTAGGATGTTTATACCTGTCGGTCAAGGATCGCAAG ATATTTGGCAGATTGATAAATCTGATACGGGAGAAGtcaccaagaagaaattgttTGGCGTCATG TATGTCCCCCTTACCGATGCAGACAAACAATGGAAGAGTGATTTGTGA